A stretch of DNA from Sugiyamaella lignohabitans strain CBS 10342 chromosome B, complete sequence:
TATGAAGTGCCGGAGTCCAAAATTCCGTACGTAGCACCTCCGAGGGACGTTCCAGTGCTACCACTAATACCGCTGAGAGTGACCTGGAATGCGCTATTAGAGATGAGAGGGAGGGTATAAAGCTTTCCACTGTACTTAGCACTGTCAACAGCGCCGAAAAGCAGGGCACCTTCGGAAGCTTCAAGATCATCCAAATACAATGAGTAGGCATTGTGACTAATATATCCTTGATTGACGAGATTCTGAGGAACGTTGACATATTCAGTGCTACTGGCCTCATCAGCCTCAAGaccaattccaaaaacACCTGTAGAACCTTCGTCTTGCGCAACAGTAGCGAATTGCTGATTCTTCAGAGATACTCCGTCAATAGTAAGAGTGTCGGTGACCCAATTTCCACTAGCACTGCCCTTCACGTAATCTATCTCAAAGTTACCATTAAGATACTTATAGGTAGAAGATTTCTTGGAGTTGAAAGGGGTAGTTTCATGCACAGCAGGGGTGTAGACCCAGAGGTCACTAGATCCAGTGTCAATCTGAGCTTCAATGGTTTGACCAGGAGTTCCAAGCTCGAATGTAGCAATATATTCATAGATTTCATTCGCCAAAGGAGTGTCATAGGAGCCTGAGCGCTTGTCCAATACGTCATCCGGAGGGGTGATTGTCCTCAATTGGGTCTTGGCAAGTAAGTATCCCTTTCCATtggcaggagcagcgacAGCGAGTGAAACCGAAGCGAGAAGAATTGAGGCAGAAGTAAGTTTCATAGTGATTGATCGATTGTTAGATGGTCAGTTGAACTGGTCTTGATGAGAGAAATTATCGGTTCCATCCATCTCAATTTATAGTGATCTTGGATTACTGAATCTACCAGAGAAGACATGATCATCTCGTCACCTTCACGGACAAGGAGGTCGACATGTAAGGACTATTCAGGAATCTCAATCTAACTTCACCTGTAGATCAAACTTGTTTTGTGCCATGAAATTCTCAAGTTCCCTTCTTCAACTAATAGATACAGGCGGTAAAGCCGGGAGGGGTCGTACTTGCAGTTTGATGccttgaagaagaatgcCGTTCATGGCGACAACTATAATATTCGCTCCACAACATGTCGCAATTCTATAGCATTGGCGCCGTACTCTTCGACATCCCCATACCTGGGTACGCCCTGTCAGTGCCGTACCTCGCAAGAGGTAGCAAAGTTCGTGATCACGGCGCGCAAATCTATGGGGATCTCTAATTATCGTTGATGCCGTATATTCCTCGGATGTATCAAGTGTCATCTCCAGTAAACTATCGGAATATCAGATCCAAAACATCTTGCATTAGCCACTTCCTGTATGCTATATTTTCAGTGTCAAACTTTAATCCTTGCATCATGTATTGTCAAGATTTTGTCAAACTGGCCCCTGTTGATGTTTATTTCTTGGCATAGACGCTATTTGCTGCTGCAGGTACCCGGGGCAGCTCCCTTGTCCTCATCCATATCTCCCTTCAAATCCCTATAACAATTTGTTTCAATTCACGAGCAGACGGTTATTCCCATTTCTCGGGGCAATTGACATGATCAACTCAACCGTTGGCGATGTTTGATCTCCAGGTTTATAGATCTGGGCTTTCTTTTGACCGAGAGAGTGAATCTTGGAGTGTAGGCGTTTGTCTCACATTAATGTGCATACGATAAGTGCATGCAAATGAGCAATGGCGTCACGCATGGCGTATGCCTATCAGTGATAAGACCCTGTGTCACAAAGCGGCACAAGGCAAACAACCAGTGTCGAAACATTTGAACTATCAATAGAAATGTCCTGGTCTAAACTTGCGGATTATAATACTCCCTAGTAATCATTATCGAGACTGCAAAGTCGTTTAGCTTATAATTTTGTGATCAACTTTCCCGATTGTTGTTAACTCTGGGCCGTTCACATGACAAGATATCGTGGCGTTCTGAATGCTGTCGGAAAATATAATAGCCGGTAACTTCAATGAGGATGGTTTAATTAAGATAAACGGCTGGTCGACGAATTGGTTATTGTTCCTGACTCAGACATACCCGAGCGATTTTGCATCGTTTTGGAATTTAAGTTTCGGATCTAGTAACATAACATACAACAGATGCGCTACGGGAGAACAGAAGCCCGATTGAGTTTAACTCCTGGATTAAGTATGATATAAACTATATTCCTACGACACGATAACGTCACGAGCGTATGATTGGCCAGAATGACGTATTATCCACATGCTACCTAACAGGATATTAGTAAATGTTCGATAAGATGGTTCAACCGTGAAGTCGTGTTACGTCTTCTGCATCTACTAGACAGAGAACATAGAACCTTCAGGATGAGCAACAAGTcttttggtgttgattGCTGTTAATCTCAATGACTACGAGGTTCGTGATTAGTAATGATGGCTATGCAATAATGTCTAACGTCGCAAGCTATTTTGATAATCTCGGTTCAATGCTGACAGCTATCGTAAAAATAGACCATGAATTTTCCTCCGTTCGAAAAGTGgtgaatgaatgaataaatcttgcttaaagtcctatactgtacataattaataccattcaaataatttcaaatcccatcGTTTACACATTACCAGGAGGACTGCTCGCATTTTTACCTAATTACAGGCTGTTTACCTTGGCTATTTTGA
This window harbors:
- the YPS1 gene encoding Yps1p (Aspartic protease; member of the yapsin family of proteases involved in cell wall growth and maintenance; attached to the plasma membrane via a glycosylphosphatidylinositol (GPI) anchor; YPS1 has a paralog, MKC7, that arose from the whole genome duplication; GO_component: GO:0031225 - anchored component of membrane [Evidence IEA]; GO_component: GO:0009277 - fungal-type cell wall [Evidence IDA] [PMID 10383953]; GO_component: GO:0016020 - membrane [Evidence IEA]; GO_component: GO:0005886 - plasma membrane [Evidence IEA,IEA]; GO_function: GO:0004190 - aspartic-type endopeptidase activity [Evidence IEA,IEA]; GO_function: GO:0004190 - aspartic-type endopeptidase activity [Evidence IDA] [PMID 8389368]; GO_function: GO:0016787 - hydrolase activity [Evidence IEA]; GO_function: GO:0008233 - peptidase activity [Evidence IEA]; GO_process: GO:0031505 - fungal-type cell wall organization [Evidence IGI] [PMID 16087741]; GO_process: GO:0016485 - protein processing [Evidence IDA] [PMID 8626758]; GO_process: GO:0006508 - proteolysis [Evidence IEA,IEA]) translates to MKLTSASILLASVSLAVAAPANGKGYLLAKTQLRTITPPDDVLDKRSGSYDTPLANEIYEYIATFELGTPGQTIEAQIDTGSSDLWVYTPAVHETTPFNSKKSSTYKYLNGNFEIDYVKGSASGNWVTDTLTIDGVSLKNQQFATVAQDEGSTGVFGIGLEADEASSTEYVNVPQNLVNQGYISHNAYSLYLDDLEASEGALLFGAVDSAKYSGKLYTLPLISNSAFQVTLSGISGSTGTSLGGATYGILDSGTSYTFLPSADVSAIASYLGATYDSRQKAYFFDSPPSKSIVYNFSGATITIPPSELAVPASSIHLTNTKPYFLPILPNTQSSGYNLLGDSFLRSAYVVYDLENKEVSIAQASWNNANSNIQIISGTVPGAVPAPNA